One window of Athalia rosae chromosome 2, iyAthRosa1.1, whole genome shotgun sequence genomic DNA carries:
- the LOC105686863 gene encoding ATP-binding cassette sub-family F member 1, translating to MSSSQKLPKGKKHKKGGKRDDFDDDDDAVQATDNISETTVKEQNKKSVQKTHGSQMVSKGKKSKKNSKKEDLFDDENSADETNKISTFVNEESDEDAGEKIFAAQIVKKGKKNKKNSKKDDFFDDDNDDDAKLTKSISELDIEDVDEDTSERIKPVQPVRKGKKNKKIAKKAEQFDDESVTHSIENVSDVSDEEEPDDEGEKIRAAQIVKKGKKNKKNSKKIEIVDDEPEEEVVEDDAEVIVEEKAAVSKLTHKEKRKLKKQQEYEATVEMMTKKGGQGHSELESNFTVSQSLNQGRGQQQLDNAVDIKVENFSIAAKGKDLFTNASLLIAQGRRYGLVGPNGHGKTTLLRHIAKRAFAIPPNIDILYCEQEVVADDTPAVEEVLKADVKRTELLAECKKLEEQAEKGDTKVQDRLQEVYEELKAIGADSAEPRARRILAGLGFSRAMQDRATKNFSGGWRMRVSLARALFVEPTLLLLDEPTNHLDLNAVIWLDNYLQAWKKTLLIVSHDQSFLDNVCTDIIHLDQQKLYYYKGNYSMFKKMFVQKRKEMIKAYEKQEKRLRDLKSSGSSKKQAEKKQKEALTRKQEKNKSKMQKQEEENGPQELLQRPKEYLVKFRFPDPPPLQPPILGLHNVTFAYSGQKPLFIDVDFGIDLTSRIAIVGPNGVGKSTFLKLLTAKIEPLQGELIKNHRLRIGKFDQHSGEHLTAEETPSEYLMRLFDLPYEKARKQLGTFGLSSHAHTIKMKDLSGGQKARVALAELCLNAPDVVILDEPTNNLDIESIDALAEAMNEYKGGVIIVSHDERLIRETSCCLYVIEDQRINEIDGDFDDYRKELLESLGEVVNNPSIAANAAVLQ from the exons ATGAGTAGTTCTCAAAAGTTACCTAAAGGCAAAAAGCACAAAAAGGGTGGAAAAAGAGATGatttcgacgacgatgatgatgctgTACAGGCGACAGATAATATATCCGAAACCACAGTCAAAGagcagaataaaaaatctgttCAGAAAACGCATGGTTCCCAGATGGTTTCCAAGGGtaagaagagtaaaaaaaattcaaagaaagaaGATCTCTTTGACGACGAAAATTCGGCAGATGAAACCAATAAAATTTCGACATTCGTCAACGAGGAATCTGATGAAGAtgctggtgaaaaaatttttgcagcaCAGATAGTgaagaagggaaagaaaaacaagaagaattcAAAGAAAGACGATTTCTTtgatgacgataacgatgatgacgCTAAACTAACAAAAAGTATTTCCGAATTGGACATTGAAGACGTTGATGAAGACACATCCGAAAGAATAAAACCTGTTCAACCGGTACGTAAAggtaaaaagaataagaagattgcaaaaaaagcagagcaattcgacgatgaaagTGTCACACATTCGATAGAGAATGTATCGGATGTAAGTGATGAAGAAGAGCCTGATgatgagggtgaaaaaatacgtGCAGCTCAAATTGTAAAGAAAggtaaaaagaataagaaaaattccaagaaaattgaaattgttgaCGATGAACCTGAGGAAGAGGTAGTAGAAGATGATGCTGAAGTAATAGTAGAAGAAAAGGCAGCAGTTTCAAAACTTACGCacaaggagaaaagaaagttgaaaaaacaacAGGAGTATGAAGCTACTGTTGAAATGATGACGAAAAAAGGAGGACAAGGACACAGCGAATTAGAATCAAATTTCACCGTTTCTCAAAGCCTCAATCAAGGCAGGGGACAGCAGCAGCTAGATAACGCAGTTGAtatcaaagttgaaaatttcagcatAGCTGCAAAAGGAAAGGATCTCTTCACTAATGCTAGTCTTTTAATCGCTCAAGGGAGGAGATATGGGCTTGTTGGACCCAATGG cCATGGCAAGACAACGCTACTTCGTCACATAGCTAAAAGAGCTTTTGCTATACCACCAAACATAGATATCCTTTATTGTGAACAAGAAGTTGTAGCAGACGATACACCGGCTGTCGAAGAAGTGCTCAAAGCTGATGTCAAACGCACAGAGTTATTAGCAGAAtgcaaaaaattagaagaacaAGCAGAGAAGGGTGATACCAAAGTTCAAGATCGCCTTCAAGAG GTTTATGAAGAGCTCAAAGCAATCGGGGCGGATTCTGCAGAACCGCGAGCCCGCAGAATTCTAGCTGGTCTAGGTTTTAGCCGTGCAATGCAGGATAGGGCTACTAAAAATTTCTCAGGAGGTTGGCGCATGCGTGTCTCATTGGCTCGAGCTCTCTTTGTTGAGCCGACGCTGTTACTGCTTGATGAACCCACTAATCATTTGGATTTAAATGCTGTTATATGGTTGGATAATTATCTTCAAGCatggaaaaaaactttgcTCATAGTCTCTCACGACCAGAGCTTTTTGGACAATGTCTGCACTGATATTATTCACTTGGATCAGCAGAAACTGTACTATTACAAGGGAAATTATAGCATgttcaaaaaaatgtttgttcAGAAGCGCAAAGAAATGATCAAGGCTTATGAGAAGCAAGAAAAACGCTTAAGAGACTTGAAGTCTTCTGGGTCTAGCAAAAAACAAGCTGAGAAAAAGCAGAAGGAAGCGTTGACTAGGAAGCAAGAGAAAAACAAGTCCAAGATGCAAAAACAGGAGGAGGAAAATGGCCCTCAGGAATTGCTGCAGAGGCCCAAAGAATATCTAGTCAAGTTTAGATTTCCGGATCCACCTCCGCTGCAACCGCCTATCCTTGGTTTACACA atGTTACCTTTGCGTACTCGGGCCAAAAGCCCTTGTTTATTGATGTGGACTTCGGTATAGATCTAACATCGCGGATAGCAATTGTCGGCCCAAACGGTGTTGGTAAATCCACCTTTCTGAAACTCTTGACTGCAAAGATTGAACCACTACAGGGAGAGcttataaaaaatcatcgtttg aGGATAGGTAAGTTTGATCAACATTCTGGAGAACATTTGACCGCCGAGGAAACACCGTCTGAGTACTTGATGAGACTCTTTGATTTGCCGTACGAAAAAGCACGGAAACAATTAGGAACTTTTGGATTAAGCTCTCACGCTCATACGATAAAGATGAAAGATCTGTCTGGTGGACAAAAAGCACGTGTTGCCTTAGCCGAGCTTTGTCTCAATGCTCCCGATGTCGTTATTCTCGATGAACCTACTAACAATTTAGATATTGAGTCCATTGACGCCTTAGCCGAGGCTATGAACGAATACAAGGGTGGAGTTATTATAGTTTCTCACGATGAACGTTTGATTCGTGAAACCAGTTGCTGTTTGTACGTCATTGAAGATCAACGGATTAACGAAATCGATGGAGACTTTGACGATTATAGGAAAGAGCTTCTTGAAAGTCTTGGAGAAGTTGTTAATAATCCAAGTATCGCTGCCAATGCAGCAGTCTTGCAGTGA
- the LOC105686882 gene encoding ras-related protein Rab-35: MAREYDHLFKLLIIGDSGVGKSSLLLRFADNTFSGSYITTIGVDFKIRTVEVDGERVKLQIWDTAGQERFRTITSTYYRGTHGVIVVYDVTSGDSFANVKRWLHEIEHNCDVVNRVLVGNKNDAPHRKVVLTEDAQRFATQMGIQLFETSAKDNINVEEMFMAITRQVLRTKKERKERQAIQTKETVNLSKSTKQHRRKCC; the protein is encoded by the exons ATGGCCCGCGAATATGATCACTTGTTCAAGCTGCTGATCATTGGAGATAGTG GTGTGGGTAAGAGTTCCCTCCTTCTGCGATTTGCAGATAATACATTTTCCGGCAGTTATATCACAACAATAGGAGTGGATTTTAAAATTCGAACTGTGGAAGTTGATGGGGAAAGAGTAAAGCTACAAATTTGGGATACAGCTGGTCAGGAACGGTTCAGAACGATAACGTCAACCTATTACAGAGGAACACATGGTGTCATAGTCGTTTACGATGTAACCAGTGGAGATTCCTTTGCAAATGTGAAACGATGGCTGCATGAAATTGAGCACAACTGTGATGTGGTTAACAGGGTCTTAGTGGGTAACAAAAATGATGCACCACATCGAAAAGTAGTCCTCACCGAAGATGCCCAGAGATTTGCCACTCAAATGGGTATTCAATTGTTCGAAACATCTGCAAAAGACAATATTAACGTTGAAGAG ATGTTCATGGCCATAACGCGCCAAGTGTTACGAAccaaaaaggaaaggaaggaacGTCAAGCTATACAAACCAAGGAGACAGTGAACTTGAGCAAAAGTACCAAACAACATAGACGCAAATGTTGTTAG
- the LOC105686869 gene encoding PHD finger protein 12 translates to MGTVEYDLNTGGGLMPQIQALIAPPVSEESKTTKNKKDKDDKSHPYFKRPGRGHNRDSCDACHDGGELICCDKCPASFHLQCHDPPLDARDIPNGEWMCHACQCANTNKKDTETNKRKKRKSALETLAIAASLLNPREFELPRELQMPITFPGTDKINQSTGKKGRQQNSCTNNGKSHCLDSGLMVPLPARLCFECGRSCRKAPLIVCDYCPLYFHQDCLDPPLTAFPKGRWMCPNHPNHFLDQNLLPSCGATDRLKLWDKYASRRLDQQAVKLEFLRKARAANPPFRVKVKLHSKSRVQVPTAVKYHYANPPEMEPNHLYQMNNVIQPTIHTTETHQPDKSNNEKVTNGNFSIDSDCDMDSKEDKPRAKQKNLDEANSVESSMRYYENVSQYSTREGIQLLERPVLETLAQQRLEQILNPMGEDYASVRCQSKARAVMFPLSQKPGPPTFMTRRTLTIGNGADCDLLLAKYGNCCCTSSKHAIIFYDETTNRYELLNYSEHGTVVDNILYSCDYAHSSTMEIRDEEKGKGNAKKDQETTDAIKSIANKNKELSPDYDGMKISCSCQPLSHISNNYSNGYLEKGWEGSALVAHGSILRFGCLVFLFSTVDHVLITR, encoded by the exons ATGGGTACCGTTGAATACGACTTGAACACAGGTGGAGGACTAATGCCA CAAATCCAGGCTCTCATAGCACCCCCTGTCTCAGAGGAgtcaaaaacaacaaaaaacaagaaagacaaagatgataaaagCCATCCGTATTTCAAACGACCAGGACGTGGTCACAATCGAGATTCTTGTGATGCCTGTCATGATGGAGGAGAGCTGATTTGTTGTGATAAATGTCCAGCCTCGTTCCACCTGCAGTGTCA CGATCCACCATTGGATGCAAGAGACATACCAAATGGAGAATGGATGTGTCACGCATGCCAGTGTGccaatacaaataaaaaagatactgagacaaataaaagaaaaaagagaaaatcagcCCTGGAAACGCTGGCAATAGCAGCTTCGCTTCTGAATCCTAGAGAATTTGAGCTCCCACGTGAATTACAAATGCCTATCACTTTTCCAGGAACTGATAAAATAAACCAATCTACTGGTAAAAAAGGAAGGCAGCAAAACTCTTGTACCAATAATG GCAAGAGTCATTGCCTGGACAGTGGATTGATGGTTCCACTACCTGCTCGGTTATGCTTTGAATGCGGTCGGAGTTGTCGGAAGGCTCCATTGATAGTCTGCGACTATTGTCCACTCTATTTTCATCAGGATTGCCTGGATCCTCCTCTTACTGCTTTCCCAAAAGGTCGATGGATGTGCCCCAATCATCCCAACCATTTTTTAGACCAGAATCTGTTGCCATCTTGTGGTGCAACGGATCGCCTTAAACTATGGGACAAGTATGCATCTCGTCGTCTCGATCAGCAAGCTGTAAAATTAGAATTTCTGCGGAAAGCTCGAGCTGCAAACCCACCGTTTCGGGTAAAAGTCAAGCTTCATTCCAAGTCTAGAGTCCAAGTACCAACTGCGGTTAAATATCATTATGCCAATCCACCTGAAATGGAGCCAAACCATTTGTATCAAATGAATAATGTAATTCAACCGACTATACACACGACAGAGACACATCAACCTGATAAgtcaaataatgaaaaagttacgaatggtaatttttcaattgatagTGACTGTGATATGGACAGTAAAGAGGACAAGCCCAGAGccaagcaaaaaaatttagatgaaGCAAATAGTGTAGAGAGTTCGATGAGATATTATGAAAATGTAAGCCAATACTCTACCAGGGAAGGAATACAGTTGTTAGAAAGGCCTGTTCTAGAAACCTTAGCCCAACAAAGATTAGAACAAATACTCAACCCGATGGGAGAAGATTACGCGTCTGTACGCTGTCAATCAAAGGCAAGGGCTGTGATGTTCCCACTTAGTCAAAAACCAGGGCCGCCTACTTTCATGACGCGCAGAACACTTACCATTGGAAATGGAGCTGACTGTGATTTACTGTTAGCGAAGTATGGGAACTGCTGTTGCACTTCGTCCAAACATGCCATCATCTTTTATGACGAG ACTACTAATCGTTACGAACTGTTGAACTACAGCGAACACGGAACGGTTGTAGATAACATCTTATATTCTTGTGATTATGCCCATTCTTCAACTATGGAAAttagagatgaagaaaaaggcaAAGGCAACGCAAAAAAAGATCAAGAAACTACGGATGCTATAAAATCTattgcaaataaaaataaagagctATCACCAGATTatgatggaatgaaaatttcatgtagCTGCCAACCTCTAAGCCATATAAGTAATAATTACAGTAACGGCTATTTAGAAAAAGGATGGGAAGGCAGCGCTTTGGTGGCTCATGGTTCTATCTTGAGGTTTGGTTGCCTGGTATTTCTGTTTAGTACCGTTGATCACGTCTTAATAACACGATGA